The following coding sequences lie in one Lolium perenne isolate Kyuss_39 chromosome 2, Kyuss_2.0, whole genome shotgun sequence genomic window:
- the LOC127334847 gene encoding nicotinate phosphoribosyltransferase 2 gives MEATAPTAGAGANGSVAAAARAQVGPPTNPMATALLTDQYQFSMAYAYWKAGKHADRAVFDLYFRKNPFGGEFTVFAGLEECIRFIANFKFMEDEISFLKSVMPMCEDAFFDYLREIDCSDVEVYSIAEGSVVFPKVPLMRVEGPVAVVQLLETPFINLINYASLVTTNAARHRHVAGKSKVLMEFGLRRAQGPDGAISASKYCFMGGFDATSNVLAGHLFGIPLRGTHSHAYVSSYMNLGEIPDRTLRNKDGSGICKDFVTLVQQWLHKIQVADSLSSVFGDTNQSELAAFASYALAFPSNFLALVDTYDVMRSGIPNFCAVALALHDLGYKATGIRLDSGDLAYLSIEARKVFHAIEKEFNIPGFGKMIITASNDLNEETIDALNKQVHEVDAFGIGTYLVTCYSQAALGCVFKLVEINSRPRIKLSEDVAKVSIPCKKRCFRLYGKEGYPLVDIMIRESEPSPKAGERILCRHPFLESKRAYVVPQHVEELLQCYWPGSSNKPRAELPSLENIRSRCMQQLEKLRPDHIRRLNPTPYKVSVSGKLYEFIHYLWLNEAPVGELQ, from the exons ATGGAGGCGACGGCGCCTACTGCGGGCGCCGGCGCCAACGGttccgtggcggcggcggcgagggcgcaGGTGGGGCCGCCCACGAACCCCATGGCGACGGCGCTGCTCACCGATCAGTACCAGTTCTCCATGGCCTACGCCTACTGGAAGGCCGGCAAGCACGCCGACCGAGCCGT GTTTGACCTGTACTTTAGGAAAAATCCATTTGGCGGAGAATTCACTGTTTTTGCTGGTCTTGAAGAATGTATTAGGTTCATTGCGAACTTTAAGTTCATGGAAGATGAGATTTCTTTCCTGAAATCAGTCATGCCAATGTGTGAG GATGCGTTCTTTGATTATCTCAGGGAAATCGATTGCTCTGATGTGGAGGTGTACTCCATTGCTGAGGGATCAGTAGTCTTTCCAAAAGTTCCACTGATGAGAGTTGAGGGTCCGGTTGCT GTGGTTCAACTGCTTGAGACTCCATTTATAAATCTCATCAATTATGCCTCTTTGGTAACCACCAATGCTGCACGACACCGTCATGTTGCTGGAAAGTCAAAGGTTCTAATGGAATTTGGTTTAAGACGAGCGCAG GGGCCTGATGGTGCAATAAGTGCTTCGAAGTATTGTTTTATGGGTGGCTTTGATGCAACCAG tAATGTATTGGCTGGACATCTATTTGGCATACCACTCCGTGGAACACATTCTCATGCTTATGTTAGCTCATATATG AACCTCGGTGAGATCCCAGACAGGACCCTAAGGAACAAAGATGGTTCAGGAATCTGCAAGGATTTTGTTACTTTAGTGCAACAGTGGCTACACAAGATTCAG GTAGCAGATTCATTGTCCAGTGTTTTTGGCGACACAAATCAAAGTGAGCTGGCTGCATTTGCATCCTATGCATTAGCTTTTCCAAGCAACTTCCTAGCTCTTGTGGACACGTATGAT GTTATGCGGAGTGGGATTCCAAATTTCTGTGCAGTAGCTCTAGCACTCCATGACTTAGG GTATAAAGCAACCGGCATCAGATTAGATTCTGGTGATCTGGCGTATCTTTCTATCGAAGCTCGAAAAGTGTTTCACGCAATAGAAAAGGAGTTCAACATACCTGGTTTTGGGAAGATGATCATTACTGCTAGCAATGACCTGAACGAGGAGACGATTGATGCCCTGAACAAACAG GTTCATGAAGTTGATGCCTTTGGTATTGGAACTTATCTTGTAACGTGCTATTCCCAAGCAGCTCTTGGATGTGTTTTTAAGCTAGTTGAGATCAACAGTAGACCTCGTATCAAACTCTCTGAGGATGTGGCAAAA GTCTCTATTCCATGCAAAAAGAGATGTTTCAGATTGTATGGCAAAGAAGGCTATCCGTTGGTAGATATCATGATACGTGAGAGTGAACCATCACCAAAG GCAGGAGAGAGAATCCTTTGTCGCCACCCGTTCCTTGAATCCAAGAGAGCTTATGTTGTCCCCCAACATGTTGAGGAGCTTCTGCAGTGCTACTGGCCTGGGAGTTCAA ATAAACCTAGAGCAGAGCTGCCCTCACTGGAGAATATCAGAAGCCGTTGCATGCAACAGCTCGAAAAACTTCGTCCAGATCACATCAGGCGGCTAAATCCGACACCTTACAAG GTGAGTGTGAGCGGAAAGCTGTACGAGTTCATTCATTACCTATGGTTGAACGAGGCGCCAGTAGGCGAATTACAATAG
- the LOC127329140 gene encoding uncharacterized mitochondrial protein AtMg00810-like: MILTASTAGLLRQLTDRLRTEFALKDLGPLHYFLGIEVVRRADGFFLHQWKYAHELLERAGMLNCNPAPTPVDTKAKLSASDGSLASDAPFYRSIVGALQYLTLTRPELQYAVQQVCLHMHAPRDAHWVAVKRILRYVCGTMGYGLSLHASLSKLTGLVAYSDADWAGCPDTRRSGYCVYLGSSLVSWSSKRQPTVSRSSAEAEYRAVANVVAECTWLRQLLSELSCPVDKATVVFCDNVSAVYLSANPH, translated from the exons ATGATCCTGACGGCCTCCACCGCTGGTCTTCTTCGACAGCTCACCGACCGTCTTCGCACTGAGTTCGCGTTGAAGGATCTTGGCCCGctccactacttcctcggcatcgaggttgtACGGCGTGCGGACGGGTTCTTCCTCCATCAGTGGAAGTATGCCCACGAGCTTCTCGAGCGTGCAGGGATGCTTAACTGCAACCCTGCGCCTACTCCTGTCGACACGAAGGCCAAGCTCTCCGCCAGTGATGGGTCGCTGGCGTCGGACGCGCCGTTCTACCGCTCCATCGTCGGTGCTCTTCAGTACTTGACGCTGACGCGACCGGAGCTCCAGTACGCCGTGCAGCAGGTGTGCTTGCACATGCATGCTCCTCGGGATGCTCATTGGGTCGCGGTGAAGCGGATTCTCCGCTACGTATGTGGTACCATGGGCTACGGCTTGTCGTTGCATGCTTCGCTCTCGAAGTTGACTGGCCTTGTCGCCTACTCGGACGCGGACTGGGCGGGTTGCCCGGATACGCGCCGTTCCGGCTACTGCGTCTACCTTGGCTCGTCGCTCGTCTCTTGGTCCTCCAAGAGGCAGCCCACCGTGTCTCGCTCCAGTGCTGAGGCTGAGTACCGCGCCGTGGCTAACGTTGTGGCTGAGTGCACATGGCTTCGTCAGCTTCTGTCCGAGCTCTCTTGTCCTGTTGACAAGGCTACGGTGGTATTCTGCGACAACGTGTCGGctgtctacctctccgccaatccc CACTAG